The Sabethes cyaneus chromosome 3, idSabCyanKW18_F2, whole genome shotgun sequence DNA window tcagtttttgagttacgcaaaaatttctgttttatttgtatgagagcccctaccacaggggtgagaggtctctaaccatcataaaataaattcaagactccaaaatcccccacattccaaatttggttccatttgcttgatgagttctccagttatgcaaaaatgtgtgttttatttgtatgggaacatACCGGACATaccgacaaacagacagacagatagaaatccattcttataggtatagatttgaaaTACATAATTATGTATTCctttattgtattttttatttcttagtttcataacataaaacaaaaaactgGACCAACTCAAGATCTATTTGTCATTTTACACTTCCTCTATCGTTCGATTGCAATTTCGTGTAGTGCAGGAAAAACGCGATGTACTAGGGCGATCGTATAAAATCTACCAGCCTAAATGCTCAACCTGCCACAGCGGCTGGTTATCTGATAAGAGCAGCTATTCGCAGCTGATAAGAACACTGACAGCGGTCCGGCCCCGCTGGGAAGTTTAGTCTACGCCGAACCGTCTAGCGGGAAGTGACTGCCCGTTTCGTTGATCGAAATATTATTCTAAATATTAAGCACAATCGATTGTTTATGGTTTTTGAGTTAATCCATAGCGTTCGAATTTATTAGTTTTAACCTGGTTTTAACGATGAAAATGTTGTGTTTACACAACATGGTAACAGCAAGTGAGTACTTAACGATTTGTATTGCTTCAATTAGGTTTTTGCTAATTGACGTGCTATTGGAGTGCTTCTAACCTGCGTTGTTTCAATAATGGGGCACTTCGAGTGATAAGATAAAATTTGCGACAGACTGCATACGGCTAGTGCGATGTTTGACAAAGTCGGAAATAAGAAATACAAACCGCTAAATCTCATTATTCTTGTGTTTACAGTACTGCTTGCTCATCTTGTGCGTGGGCAAGAGCTGATGATCGAACAGGAAGGTAGCGGTTTTGAGCTTCCGCAGAATGCAACTCCTTCGTTGGTGTATGATTACGTCAACTGTCCACCGGCCGACGGGGAGAACCCGGAACGGTCAATGATGGGTGAAGCGGAAGATGTTGATTACAGTTATGATTATTACGACATATTAGGAGCTTCGAACAAATCGGAAATCAATGATTCGGGGGAAAATGTGACGATTGATGATGAACAGTTGCAGGGTGAATTGGAGGCAATCATTTCGCAGAACAGCACAGTTGAAGAAGAGAATGACGCAAGCGGAGATGGGGATTTGATTCTTGGAACGTTTAAGTTAATCAAATCACCAAATATCTACAGTCTGCCGGATAGCGAATTACCGGAAGTGAGATTTTCTGCATTTACCGAAGAACACCCCGAAGAGGTTATTTTGACTTCAGAAAACTATCCACAGCCATATCCCAAAGTTGTAAATAGTTATGAAAAGTAAGTTAAGTCAGTTTTGGAATTCGTGTGTAGTGAGTGATTCAGACTTTTTTAGCTTCACTGTTACTGGTGGAATTGGTGTTCAGGTCACAATTCACAATCTTGATTTGGACCATGAAAGTGATTTTCTCTACATTCGAGGCGGATCAACCAATGACAAAGACGAGAAAGGACCCGTCTTGACGGGCACCatcaaggaaccaattcagTTTCTTATCGCTCACACTACGACATTCAGTGTGCATTTCGTGTCGCAGCACGCCGAAACGGAAGAGCAAACACACGCCGGATATCGACTAACGTACGCACCGTTCGGAACCGTGGTCTCACCAACCACTCCTTCGACTACGGAGATGATCGTTCCACGTGACGAACTGCAGTGGCTTCGTAAGGAAATCTCAATCAGTCGAACGATGATGGCCTCCGTAGAAACGTGGCCATTGATTAAGAATGCTCTGGTTAATGCTTCGAATGCTTTTATCGAGCAGCGACAACTTAAGTATCAATTTGCTCGGTAGGTATCCTAATTTAATCAATAcgctgcaaattaaaaattggGTTTCTTGGGCAGGGTTGAAGATATACGGATTTTGGCTCAGAAATGTCCGGACACCTGGCCCAATTACGAGGAATGTGTTAGTTTGGAATTCGCAATACCCTTGCGTCCGCTAGTGGCAGTGCTCGAAGAAGATTCAGAGGGCTTTGGGTTGGATGGCAAAGCAAAAATTCGAGGTAGAGGATTTATTTCGCTAACAACCACCGAAGAACCGGTGCAGGAATATCAACTCACGGTTGACAATCTAGAGCAGATGTGGACTGACTTCGGTGCAATGGCACTAGCCGAGGTGGGAGTAGAAGTGTATCAAATGCCGGAAAATGAGTCGGTGTTGTTGATCTGGATCGCAATCAGTCTGTGCGTACTGGCGGCGTTCATTTTTGTGCTGTACAGCATTtggaaaattgactttttcaaGGATTACCGAAGGTACCTACTAGCAAATTAGCATTGAAAGGCCCTAAGATTTCTATGActtttttatggtagaatttcACGCTTGAGTCGCGAACCTCAGGATGATGATCGTAATGAGCTTAAGAAAAAGGAATTTGACATCTCAATGTTTCCATCGCCCCATCAGATTGTGCCGAGTCTTTTCCCTACCGGAGATCCATACGGTGAACAGAACCCTCAGTATGGTAAGAtcgaaaaaatttcattttaattgtttcattttgatAAAACAAGTATTTTTACATGTTAGCTTACGATAATTCCACAATGAACCCCTGGCAAGAGGAAACGCACGAAGGCCAGTTCAATGCGTTCGAAAAGAATCCTCCGCCTCCGATGAAGAGAATGCAGCAGCCACAAGCATTCGAACCTCTTTCCCCGTTTGAGTACTCACCGGGAGTTGTAGATTTCAATGGTAATTTAcgcacttaatttttttttgagtaaCACGATgatttgtaatgattttttttttcagaaatacCAGAGTCAAGGTCACCGCGAAGAAGTCGAATCAATCCTTTCCTCCCACACGATAATCAGCTTGATTCAAGACCGTAATGAAGCAGTGTATTTAATCACACTATTTGACTTTAaataagtattttttgttattactcagtaaaaaattagcattttttATGTTAAAATATATGTACACATTGGTAATAAGTTACTTAACCCAAAATAATTCTCCGCTCATTATTTACTGTATCGAGAGGTGCGTAGACGTTTCAATTACATGCGCCATGTCGGTCCGAATGGAACGGCTTGTCTCTGATCCAATTTAAATGGACACCCGCAGAGAATCAAGACCGGCTTCTCGGTTGGCAACCGATCCCTTACCATGCGTTGATTCCTTTGCCGATCCTCCGGATCGAGACAAATCCAACAATTTACATATAGGTGCGCTGCTGTGTGCTTATACAGGGCGCCAGAGCTTGgcagaaaatcgaaaatcggaaTGTTGTCGTAGCCAGTGCGCAATCATAAGGCAAACCAAAGAGATTTCTTATCAATTCAATAGCCAACTCGTGGGCTGGGGTAGATGGCCCAATAGTGACCCTACAATTTTCTTCATACtcgaatttttgtctccaactTTTAGCACAACTCAAAGAGGCTTTGATTCCCTATTCCGTACACAAAAGCGTGCAGTGCTCAACAAGCAACCAATGAAGTCATCATCAGCTTTTCAATCCGATACAACTTCGTGGCGTCCGGCCAGACAGTCCCTGAGGAATGAAACTTTAATTATGCAGAGCGCAAAAATGATAATGACTACGAAATGCATTTGCATATTGCAACCACGTGCAGAGAGAAATGTTTAAATGCAAAAATCTCCGTCGGCCTCAATTGGATCAATTTAGTTAAGGTGATAAAAGTTTAATTGTTGTCCTGTTTGGCCGGCTGAAGCAGTTTCTACCGTTCGTGACCAAGAGATTGGGCGGTCGTTATGTTtcataaattttcttttctgctTTTGTGCTTTAATGTCGCAATTTGTAGGATACAGGTTCGAATCCATTCATGCGAATCTGTTTCAATGTCACTGTCAAACCTTTTCAACGATACATTTGTTTTTACTATCGAATAAAAAGATTTTACAGATACAGATTTTATTGGAAGTTAACAGATAATGATTGTTGATTCTTAAATACGATAAAATTGCAGTTGCAAATTGTCCACAATAAAAGTGTAACACATTCAAATTGTTCTAACTTTTGAGCCGCtgggtaaaattaattgaaactttgcatggagaaagctcaaagtgcattgtttatactgtTTGAGTCTTTTTAGCAGGTGCGCAACGATATGAAAAATGGAGTCAAAAGAACAGCTCGTTtgtgaaaaaaaatctgcacaagTACACCGAAAATAAAAATCTATCACATCTTGTCAACGGTAAAAAGTTGGTAATCTCAAATTCTGTGGTTTCTCGTGTCATAAAACGGTTCGAAGAACATCTGACTATCGATCGTGAGTCAAGATGTGGAGAAAAAAGGCGTCCGTATACTTTTAAGGACCACACTCGCGTAGTTGGGGTCTTCGACGGGAAACCAAACTCCTCCGTTCTAGAGGTAGCAAAAACAACTGAATCTGAGCAAAAGTTTCATGCAGAAGGCCAGAACTAGAGCTGAACAACGTACGTTCAAGGTTCAGAAGGCCCCAAAAGAGTACGCTCTCGAAAAGTCATGCCCAGTCATGCGTATAACTATACGATCAAAAGCTGACGAAACCTCATTGCTGCGTTATGGACGACATCTACGTGTCCGCTCTCCTCCGGAACCAGAAGATGTCAAACTCTGCCAAGAagttcttgatttggcaagcaatttgttcatgtggacaacggagtacacctttcgtgaccacagataccatgaatggaccggtgtatttgaaagagtgtctccaaaagcgacttcttcctcttcggaagtctcacaactgtcctacgatctcCTGCTAGAATTTGGCTTCATGCGATTACGCAAAGGCCATGCTGGAGTGGCATAAGGCAAGTAGTGCCGATTTCGCGCCAAGAGATCATAACCTCTCAAATACACCGGAGGCGGCGCTGCGGCCAATTGAagaatactgggctattatgagacaaagtagtcaaaacagttgaggaaatgaagaaagcatggCTAAATATGCAAAgcatgtcgattttgaggttgtgcaaaatTTCATGGGTAGGGTtaagggaggaattcttccgtccagccATTGGAATACATAGCCTtcttctgtcgaccaatgataacggtctgaggttcataaattttgccacggctagaggaatggccatatgcagagccgtagcgtgacattctAGCGCCCTGggcagaaatccattttggCGCCCACTCGTTTTCTAAATCAGTGTTTCTTCCAaataatttgtcattttttcgtattcgcGCCTCATTCAAAATTTCGTTCCACTTAGGTAATGTATGCATTACGTTAAAATGTATGCACTAAAATTACAAAAGGTTGTACAATGCAACATTTTTTCTGAAATCCTACGTTTATTAAACCTTCTACAAAAATTATTCGATCAACTTATAACGCTGTCAAACTTTTTTCTATACACAACAGGATTGCTACGATTGGCGATGTATAGGTGAATTCACTATCAGGTGACAGTgctattgtttgaaaaatcgtaaaaattagTCTATTTTAAATGCACATGTTATTGCTAATGGCTGACTGAAATCCTGCCCCAcaatttctcatgtaaaaccaagagcaaaatTACTTTTTCCTGAAACAGTGAGTCTCGATGCAATGTGAAAATACGTTGCTTTATTGTGAAAGCATCTACACAGTCGTAattacctattcccgtcctatccaacacaaattatcaaaaatatcagcgatttttatgacacacaatgcaaaattagttattccctaatattttggtttgttgcctctcatacgcgatcaatccaagtgagctgagatctatttaaatgctttttttttcattaaagaattcctagctgccaaatttccaacgttttttcgtgtgacgaagaagaaaatatcgactaatcgtttcaattttcgtcattcataaaatgaaagtaactcacgcaacgcattgttgttattctgcagccgggaaaagtTGCatgacctacagaaattttgcagtataacatttgtcatgctgttctacacaaatacaggcgcgctagcttcgtaaacattattgtgatttttagttcggacgatttttagttcggaaattttgatggacggattttaaaacggtacgacgaatttaagatatgaAGTCAGATGCGTAATTtaaatcaaatgctttattaatcgctttttagtgaatccAAAGGGCTCGTATcaaaaggtaagtgtgtttgagtctaatcagcagcagagcttttggagtattcattaaatccacctaagaaatgatgaaaattagaatgggctttccttactacgacgggaattagaaataaaccctcctaatttttttcttaatagtgTTGCCAATTTTAGGGAAAATTTTACTATGCTGTATTACTGTATACATGCTTTCACAATAGggcaaaatatttttacattacattttagttttcaaatcaaattaaaacatATTTGGCAATTCCTTgagcaattttctttgaaaatgtgaaaatagtgtctttctagaTTTAATATTTCCCGAGTTATAAGCAAAGAAAATAAGCGGACTTGACGAAAACCAGGCTTATGCttataaaagggggggctcccaaaaaGAGGGAGGGGGAGTCCattcggcaccaaacttgggatttatgctttttgtaccaaaacgaacaatttgactgaatttggtaaaaatccaaGAGGGTCAATTATACGGGTCTCGGACACTTGGGTGTGGAATGACACATACTCTTATTTGTATGGTTTGTCGTCAGTGAAATTTGAGTAGAAATTAGTTAGAGCAATATATGTAAACAGATAACCTTCTTAAATAAACGTGGGGggtaagaagaagaaaaaaaagaaagaggaaAACAGGACGTAAATCGAGAAAAAAGTGTGAAAAAAGTATACAAAAGCAAATGAAGGAAAAACGAGGCATAAAAAAGGAGTTTGAACAGACAAAGAgagagaacggaagagaaaagaaggaaaaacaatCAAGAAAACGAGATAGTCAATAGGTCAAACTGgatagaaaataagaaaaaatagaacgaaaaaggaaaaacccgatttaatccacctagtggtgaaaggaacctttgttatacggtcttacttgctatttgagatagaaatcgacacgtcttcgaaacataattcatctattggttatcgttgcgtagtgcgttggtttacataaaatttttgaaaattgaataagtttacaaaatttgaacaaaataggaacacttttaaattttgatagatccttttttcatgaaattgccgagtaaggataagtaagttgttattaatctgagtaaatgcaaataaaagtaagttgtaagtgaaaatcttatcctttagcatatacattgtctagtaaagatctagtttataggtttttgaactatgcatagtttcctgtaatgccattctatttgaatcacatcaatagagttttcttaaataattttcatcaatttttataaactcacgctgttgtattttatacaacacgtgtaggtttttcaacgccatattgttataaagttacaaatcgtagttTAACTAAGGTAGGGGAAGggcagtaaagacggacactgcgggaaagacggacacttatcatatttcataaacaataattttttgaagcaaaccaatgatgggaaatgtttctatagactgaataaacacttttgaattaaactgccgatttctagcagcgcagctgtcaaatttataagcaaaacaaagaaaaaatgcctaaatacgctaaccgatgtaattttgtgtgtgaagaaaatagctggtaaatcgttaaaaagcaatactttcgtgctatatcgacgacattacgtcagtttgacccttcactgaatgtccattggaaatctagtgaatttttgaatattcagtaaaaagttattaaagtttgaaaaaatggtatccaagtcgggaaagacggacacccgaaggtagggaaagacggacacaaagattccgtattcattttgcctaacaacgatttaaattgcaaatacttgcatattatacatgtaaaagtatccagcagtcatttaacagttggaataggccaacttttagaaacgattaattcatcaccaattaaaatattgaagattataaaagggaaccattttatttcctcgctcaaagggggaattgggtagggggttttcccaagccaattctttcctaaatacatgatgaaatatgttaatctttcttaatactgataattcgtcggcgcgtgacaccttttcgcgagtgtccgtctttcccatatcaagtgtccgtctttcccgcccatgcgcagaaactctgatttatacataatgtttataatattataaaaagtataaattttggaagaaattttctagtacacgctgtaactttattagacagagacttaaagtttcagtttgtatgaaaattgtaatcaatacagttatatttgagtagatattgactcttgaccttaaggtgtccgtctttaccgcccttcccctatattcttcaacaaacttactgtgagcaaaatatcataattattcaatgcattaataatttaaattgttaggaaactgTATGcggcaaaactatcagcaaatgtaaaatgtttgaaatgtatccgtctgctggtagtcgggtaattcggagtcaaagttagggtattctttataatcaaagttctacagttcctaaacaagcaaacatacaagtatactattttcagcaaagttgtatattttcactatttgtacaattttgtagtacatgaaaaagtcatacaacaattacaaaaagagcaaaaatagaaaaactgattttacaaattcatatacaataaataagatttttctatcttcgctgcagagatagaaggttactgtctttagcaaaatatcttataataatatgctctataactttgcagaacacatcaatgtgttatattgacactgaagaaaaatattttttttatttcacttttagggggattaatcaacatttggattccaccaaacgatagagctttcaatttcaagaaactcttccaaaggttcgataaacctaaaaccaagttttcccagtcaaaactctagtgcacacgttttctttggtttagggctattttgcgcgcaagtaactgtgttacaaaagttggcgcgagtgttcgagggttaatatcttttgaccggtaaaaccaatttttatgaaattttgcatatatattcgtagtgtcaaaaccactcgtttgatattaaaataattgaaattaggtaaattatcttggttaaaatcattataaattattgttaattttggtgtggtgtatacggttactcataactttcaaattaaacgtccaattaaaaaaccattcaatagtgatctattaggatatattatctttcaaatgagactaatagcgcataaatcggtttggccatctctaagaaacaggcgataattattaccttgtcaaaacaggttttttaagcataacttttaaactacttgtttgttttcaattaaaaatttctgaacaatttggctttaataagggctttcatttgaaactaagatcgttgaaatcagtcatatagttccgaagaaacccgtgtcacgtatttttcacatttttgcttataacttttaaacgaaacgtcgtatcacgaaacaactcaatagtgatctactagacaataacacctttcaaacaaaagtaatagcgaaccattcggttcagccatctctgagaaacaggtgatagaaaaaatcattacatacatacacacacacacacacacagacattgctcaaatcgtcgaaccctatcgattggtatatgtgacttggccctccgggcttcggatcaatttcgtgtttttcgaccaatttttaaacctctgttatagtataacaaaggtaaaaaggaggaaaaggataggagaaaatacggaagcCAAAacagaaatagacgaaaatggaaagaaacaaagacaaatgaaataaattaaaaaagaaaaacataacGTGACAAAAAAAGGGGACAAAGccggacaggaaaagaagaaaaaataagacCTGAGAGagaaaacaagacaaatacagagaagaaagaaaaaaagaaaaaaaacttatcaGAAAAGATaagtcaatcccggtgtagtggttagcattcacacctctcacgccgagtATCCGGGTTAAATTCCAAACCTCGCAGAAATCACAattgacccaagctgttaacgtgactataatcaaacaaaaaaaataaaaaacggggcatcaaaaaaacgaaacagatgaagacgaaaataaagaatgaaagaagaaaaaaaaagttagaaaaagatttgaaaaagatttgaaaagaaaaaagggaaaatgaaagtaaaaaaaatggaaGACAGCAAAGGAAATTACCAAAAAATTGTGATAAACAAGAGGCAAAACAGGattgaaaataggaaaaaatgggCTGGtaatggccgaaacacatatggtcGAAAAATaaatagccgaaatccaaacGGCCAAGCTTTACAGAAGGGACACATTGTATTTGGCCGTATCAGGAAATgccgtcaacaaaatttttattgctcttTTTGTGAGCATTTGCAGATTTTGAATAGATTTTTCTTCGgtttaccgtgtcagtagcaaatgttctTAGACGGGCAAGGCGGCTACAAACTGCGAGTGTTTGTCGGTGACCtcccgtcggaagcgccggccactttGGGGGGGCAGCGTCCCTGGAGAAACCAcgtctatttaggtgcatgcatttacCTAGATTTACTGACTAGTATGAATTATTCGTTCAGTTGTCCGAACTCCGAACGAGcagcagcgagtaaggacagcatatagtCAACATTTGGCCAGGTTAAAACTAGCGAACAGTTTCGACCGAATTTGTGTTTCGGTTATTCGTGACAGTTTGTGTTTAAGTCATTCATAGATAATCCGAAAAAATGGAACACGAAGCTAAgagaatgaaaaagaaaaagaagaagcatGGTAGGAAAAATTggagaaaaaacaagaaaatggtactggaaaaaaacggaacaaaaaaatatataaactggactggaaaagaggaaaaacgaaaaagatttcaagtccgattcccagtaaaatttgaattgcaaTTTCAAGTTACTTTTTAATTGCTTCCATTTTCATATTCCGTATTCACTCTTTCGTACTCCGCATTCCGGCCATATCTCGGGAAGGGGTTGATCGATTCTTACCCTAATCAATAGTGACATTGGTCATTATAGTTTTTCATTTGGCGGTGATTGCTCACAAATCAGATTCAGTGGTTGTCCCACCCATTGTCATTCTGTTTTACGACGGAACTTAATTTCGTTCGACTTATTTCGAGCGAGTTGTTTCGCCCATTTGATTTGGCTGGCGGAatgaaatatcaaaatatcatccACTTTCATTCGACAAACCGTTCCTTCGGAATACAGGCTGGATGTTTCCATTTGCATTCCATAAGCTCATTCACGACGTGGAATACGAGAATGCCCAATCTGGGTTTCAAAAGGAACTGAAAGATGTTAATTCGTATTACTTTCGCTTTCATACAAAGTATCAACTGTAGATATATCGACCAACTTGCTTTTCCCAAGTGACCTAGAAACTACTTAGTATGCACCGGTGTCACTTTATCTTTGTATTGCTGTAATTTTAATTGATATGTGGCTTCCTCAAGCCTACCACAAATCGACAACCAATCATTGGCTGGGCTGTATAATGTCTAAATCACATGGTCAAGCATTACTCGCATTACGTACTACAAGCACACCATCGGAAAAGCGAAAATCAAATGCAAAATCTTGCACGAGGTAACCGAACCCCCCATATTTAAAGTTGGAAGTCGACATACAATCACTAGGTAATCTGATTTCGAACATAGCACAGCAGCCTAGTGGTAACCAATGTCTTATCTCTGCTGTAGCAATCCGGCATACAAACTGCCAAGACTGCCAACCGCTAATGGAGGTTTAATGTACCGAAGGCAAATTGCATTTTGAAAAACGGCGTTACCATGTTAAGTCCCCCGCCGCCGGTCAGTCAGTGAGCGGCGGTCGGATCTCGGCAGATCGCATTATTGGATGCACCTGCAGCAGTTGGTTGCTCTTCCTTTGCTTCTCTTAGGTTCCAGTTAATTAAGACTAACTCACAGGAAATGAGCAAGCTGAGCTGGTACAGTCTATaatcaattggattggaaatgaCATTGGTAAGACGGCGATTGAGTTTGATTATAAAATTTCCTTTGCTGAAAAATCGAGTATCGACTTTGTATGCTACAGCACAGGAAAATAATCATGAAACTGACCATCATTTCATTAttactaaataaataaaaataattgttaTTAGCAATAAACTCTATACCTAGTTGAAATTTAAAATGTTGAGAAAAATTGATATTTGAGTGACCAAAGAAaacgaaatgaaataaaataagcGTAGTAGTGGAAAGTCGATCAAATAGCAGTAAGGAAAATTTTAGTTTCGGTTGTATTTTTATAGGTTAACAAGGCTGTAAAATGCAAGAGAACTAAAATTAGCGCATGTTTCGTGCTATAGAATATTTTCGGAGTGTCTCAGGATTAGACCAGAGatttaaatttgcaatttttataaATTGAAACTTAAAATAACCAAAACAAACTAAGTTATACAGTAATTGCTCCTGTACC harbors:
- the LOC128740891 gene encoding uncharacterized protein LOC128740891; protein product: MVTAILLAHLVRGQELMIEQEGSGFELPQNATPSLVYDYVNCPPADGENPERSMMGEAEDVDYSYDYYDILGASNKSEINDSGENVTIDDEQLQGELEAIISQNSTVEEENDASGDGDLILGTFKLIKSPNIYSLPDSELPEVRFSAFTEEHPEEVILTSENYPQPYPKVVNSYENFTVTGGIGVQVTIHNLDLDHESDFLYIRGGSTNDKDEKGPVLTGTIKEPIQFLIAHTTTFSVHFVSQHAETEEQTHAGYRLTYAPFGTVVSPTTPSTTEMIVPRDELQWLRKEISISRTMMASVETWPLIKNALVNASNAFIEQRQLKYQFARVEDIRILAQKCPDTWPNYEECVSLEFAIPLRPLVAVLEEDSEGFGLDGKAKIRGRGFISLTTTEEPVQEYQLTVDNLEQMWTDFGAMALAEVGVEVYQMPENESVLLIWIAISLCVLAAFIFVLYSIWKIDFFKDYRRISRLSREPQDDDRNELKKKEFDISMFPSPHQIVPSLFPTGDPYGEQNPQYAYDNSTMNPWQEETHEGQFNAFEKNPPPPMKRMQQPQAFEPLSPFEYSPGVVDFNEIPESRSPRRSRINPFLPHDNQLDSRP